A region from the Lemur catta isolate mLemCat1 chromosome 7, mLemCat1.pri, whole genome shotgun sequence genome encodes:
- the RASGRP2 gene encoding RAS guanyl-releasing protein 2 isoform X3 → MAGTLDLDKGCTVEELLRGCIEAFDDSGKVRDPQLVRMFLMMHPWYIPSSQLAAKLLHIYQQSRKDNSNSLQVKTCHLVRYWISAFPAEFDLNPELAEQIKELKALLDQEGNRRHSSLIDIESVPTYKWKRQVTQRNPVGQKKRKMSLLFDHLEPMELAEHLTYLEYRSFCKILFQDYHSFVTHGCTVDNPVLERFISLFNSVSQWVQLMILSKPTAPQRALVITHFVHVAEKLLQLQNFNTLMAVVGGLSHSSISRLKETHSHVSPETVKLWEGLMELVTATGNYGNYRRRLAACVGFRFPILGVHLKDLVALQLALPDWLDPARTRLNGAKMKQLFSILEELAMVTSLRPPVQANPDLLSLLTVSLDQYQTEDELYQLSLQREPRSKSSPTSPTSCTPPPRPPVLEEWTSAAKPKLDQALVVEHIEKMVESVFRNFDVDGDGHISQEEFQIIRGNFPYLSAFGDLDQNQDGCISREEMVSYFLRSSSVLGGRMGFLHNFQESNSLRPVACRHCKALILGIYKQGLKCRACGVNCHKQCKDRLSVECRRRAQSVSLEGSAPSPSPTHTHHHHRAFSFSLPRPGRRGSRPPEIREEEVQTVEDGVFDIHL, encoded by the exons ATGGCGGGCACCCTGGACCTGGACAAGGGCTGCACGGTGGAGGAGCTGCTCCGCGGCTGCATCGAAGCCTTCG ATGACTCCGGGAAGGTGCGGGACCCGCAGCTGGTGCGCATGTTCCTCATGATGCACCCCTGGTACATCCCCTCCTCTCAGCTGGCAGCAAAACTGCTCCATAT TTACCAACAATCCCGGAAGGACAACTCCAATTCACTGCAAGTGAAAACGTGTCACCTGGTCAG GTACTGGATCTCAGCTTTCCCAGCGGAGTTTGACTTGAACCCGGAGCTGGCTGAGCAGATCAAGGAGCTGAAGGCTCTGCTAGACCAAGAAGGGAACCGCCGGCACAGCAGCCTCATTGACATCGAGAGTGT ccccacctacAAATGGAAGCGGCAGGTGACCCAGCGGAACCCTGTGGGACAGAAAAAGCGCAAGATGTCCCTGTTGTTTGACCACCTGGAGCCCATGGAGCTGGCGGAGCATCTCACCTACTTGGAGTATCGCTCCTTCTGCAAGATCCTG TTCCAGGACTATCACAGTTTCGTGACTCACGGCTGCACCGTGGACAACCCTGTCCTGGAGCGATTCATCTCCCTCTTCAACAGTGTTTCGCAGTGGGTGCAGCTCATGATCCTCAGCAAGCCCACAGCCCCACAGCGGGCCCTGGTCATCACACACTTCGTCCATGTTGCAGAG AAGCTGCTGCAGCTGCAGAACTTCAACACGCTGATGGCGGTGGTCGGGGGCCTGAGCCACAGCTCCATCTCCCGCCTCAAGGAGACCCACAGCCACGTCAGCCCTGAGACCGTCAAG CTCTGGGAAGGTCTGATGGAACTAGTGACAGCCACAGGCAACTATGGCAACTACCGACGCCGGCTGGCAGCCTGTGTGGGCTTCCGCTTCCCCATCCTGGGTGTGCACCTTAAGGACCTGGTGGCCCTGCAGCTGGCGCTACCTGACTGGCTGGACCCTGCCAGGACCCGGCTCAATGGGGCCAAGATGAAGCAGCTCTTTAGCATCCTGGAAGAGCTGGCCATGGTGACCAGCCTGCGGCCACCGGTGCAAGCCAACCCCGACCTGCTGAGCCTGCTCAcg GTGTCTCTGGATCAGTATCAGACAGAGGATGAGCTGTACCAGCTGTCCCTGCAGCGGGAGCCTCGCTCCAAGTCCTCG CCAACCAGCCCCACAAGCTGCACACCGCCTCCCCGACCCCCTGTGCTGGAGGAGTGGACCTCAGCTGCTAAGCCCAAGCTGGACCAGGCCCTCGTGGTGGAGCACATTGAAAAGATGGTGGAG TCTGTGTTCCGGAACTTTGATGTCGATGGAGATGGCCACATCTCACAGGAGGAGTTCCAGATCATCCGTGGGAACTTCCCTTACCTCAGCGCCTTTGGGGACCTCGACCAGAACCA GGATGGCTGCATCAGCAGGGAGGAGATGGTCTCCTACTTCTTGCGCTCCAGCTCTGTGCTGGGCGGCCGCATGGGCTTCCTACACAACTTCCAGGAAAGCAACTCCTTGCGCCCGGTCGCCTGCCGCCACTGCAAAGCCCTG ATCCTGGGCATCTACAAGCAGGGCCTCAAATGCCGAG CCTGTGGTGTGAACTGCCACAAGCAGTGCAAGGACCGCCTGTCAGTGGAGTGCCGGCGCCGGGCCCAGAGTGTGAGTCTGGAGGGGTCtgcaccctcaccctcacccacacacacccaccatcATCATCGCGCCTTCAGCTtctccctgccccgccctggcAGGCGAGGCTCCCGGCCTCCAG AGATCCGTGAGGAGGAGGTGCAGACTGTGGAAGATGGGGTGTTTGACATCCACTTGTAA
- the RASGRP2 gene encoding RAS guanyl-releasing protein 2 isoform X2 produces MAGTLDLDKGCTVEELLRGCIEAFDDSGKVRDPQLVRMFLMMHPWYIPSSQLAAKLLHIYQQSRKDNSNSLQVKTCHLVRYWISAFPAEFDLNPELAEQIKELKALLDQEGNRRHSSLIDIESVPTYKWKRQVTQRNPVGQKKRKMSLLFDHLEPMELAEHLTYLEYRSFCKILFQDYHSFVTHGCTVDNPVLERFISLFNSVSQWVQLMILSKPTAPQRALVITHFVHVAEKLLQLQNFNTLMAVVGGLSHSSISRLKETHSHVSPETVKLWEGLMELVTATGNYGNYRRRLAACVGFRFPILGVHLKDLVALQLALPDWLDPARTRLNGAKMKQLFSILEELAMVTSLRPPVQANPDLLSLLTVSLDQYQTEDELYQLSLQREPRSKSSPTSPTSCTPPPRPPVLEEWTSAAKPKLDQALVVEHIEKMVESVFRNFDVDGDGHISQEEFQIIRGNFPYLSAFGDLDQNQDGCISREEMVSYFLRSSSVLGGRMGFLHNFQESNSLRPVACRHCKALILGIYKQGLKCRACGVNCHKQCKDRLSVECRRRAQSVSLEGSAPSPSPTHTHHHHRAFSFSLPRPGRRGSRPPAEIREEEVQTVEDGVFDIHL; encoded by the exons ATGGCGGGCACCCTGGACCTGGACAAGGGCTGCACGGTGGAGGAGCTGCTCCGCGGCTGCATCGAAGCCTTCG ATGACTCCGGGAAGGTGCGGGACCCGCAGCTGGTGCGCATGTTCCTCATGATGCACCCCTGGTACATCCCCTCCTCTCAGCTGGCAGCAAAACTGCTCCATAT TTACCAACAATCCCGGAAGGACAACTCCAATTCACTGCAAGTGAAAACGTGTCACCTGGTCAG GTACTGGATCTCAGCTTTCCCAGCGGAGTTTGACTTGAACCCGGAGCTGGCTGAGCAGATCAAGGAGCTGAAGGCTCTGCTAGACCAAGAAGGGAACCGCCGGCACAGCAGCCTCATTGACATCGAGAGTGT ccccacctacAAATGGAAGCGGCAGGTGACCCAGCGGAACCCTGTGGGACAGAAAAAGCGCAAGATGTCCCTGTTGTTTGACCACCTGGAGCCCATGGAGCTGGCGGAGCATCTCACCTACTTGGAGTATCGCTCCTTCTGCAAGATCCTG TTCCAGGACTATCACAGTTTCGTGACTCACGGCTGCACCGTGGACAACCCTGTCCTGGAGCGATTCATCTCCCTCTTCAACAGTGTTTCGCAGTGGGTGCAGCTCATGATCCTCAGCAAGCCCACAGCCCCACAGCGGGCCCTGGTCATCACACACTTCGTCCATGTTGCAGAG AAGCTGCTGCAGCTGCAGAACTTCAACACGCTGATGGCGGTGGTCGGGGGCCTGAGCCACAGCTCCATCTCCCGCCTCAAGGAGACCCACAGCCACGTCAGCCCTGAGACCGTCAAG CTCTGGGAAGGTCTGATGGAACTAGTGACAGCCACAGGCAACTATGGCAACTACCGACGCCGGCTGGCAGCCTGTGTGGGCTTCCGCTTCCCCATCCTGGGTGTGCACCTTAAGGACCTGGTGGCCCTGCAGCTGGCGCTACCTGACTGGCTGGACCCTGCCAGGACCCGGCTCAATGGGGCCAAGATGAAGCAGCTCTTTAGCATCCTGGAAGAGCTGGCCATGGTGACCAGCCTGCGGCCACCGGTGCAAGCCAACCCCGACCTGCTGAGCCTGCTCAcg GTGTCTCTGGATCAGTATCAGACAGAGGATGAGCTGTACCAGCTGTCCCTGCAGCGGGAGCCTCGCTCCAAGTCCTCG CCAACCAGCCCCACAAGCTGCACACCGCCTCCCCGACCCCCTGTGCTGGAGGAGTGGACCTCAGCTGCTAAGCCCAAGCTGGACCAGGCCCTCGTGGTGGAGCACATTGAAAAGATGGTGGAG TCTGTGTTCCGGAACTTTGATGTCGATGGAGATGGCCACATCTCACAGGAGGAGTTCCAGATCATCCGTGGGAACTTCCCTTACCTCAGCGCCTTTGGGGACCTCGACCAGAACCA GGATGGCTGCATCAGCAGGGAGGAGATGGTCTCCTACTTCTTGCGCTCCAGCTCTGTGCTGGGCGGCCGCATGGGCTTCCTACACAACTTCCAGGAAAGCAACTCCTTGCGCCCGGTCGCCTGCCGCCACTGCAAAGCCCTG ATCCTGGGCATCTACAAGCAGGGCCTCAAATGCCGAG CCTGTGGTGTGAACTGCCACAAGCAGTGCAAGGACCGCCTGTCAGTGGAGTGCCGGCGCCGGGCCCAGAGTGTGAGTCTGGAGGGGTCtgcaccctcaccctcacccacacacacccaccatcATCATCGCGCCTTCAGCTtctccctgccccgccctggcAGGCGAGGCTCCCGGCCTCCAG CAGAGATCCGTGAGGAGGAGGTGCAGACTGTGGAAGATGGGGTGTTTGACATCCACTTGTAA
- the RASGRP2 gene encoding RAS guanyl-releasing protein 2 isoform X1, whose amino-acid sequence MAGTLDLDKGCTVEELLRGCIEAFDDSGKVRDPQLVRMFLMMHPWYIPSSQLAAKLLHIYQQSRKDNSNSLQVKTCHLVRYWISAFPAEFDLNPELAEQIKELKALLDQEGNRRHSSLIDIESVPTYKWKRQVTQRNPVGQKKRKMSLLFDHLEPMELAEHLTYLEYRSFCKILFQDYHSFVTHGCTVDNPVLERFISLFNSVSQWVQLMILSKPTAPQRALVITHFVHVAEKLLQLQNFNTLMAVVGGLSHSSISRLKETHSHVSPETVKLWEGLMELVTATGNYGNYRRRLAACVGFRFPILGVHLKDLVALQLALPDWLDPARTRLNGAKMKQLFSILEELAMVTSLRPPVQANPDLLSLLTVSLDQYQTEDELYQLSLQREPRSKSSPTSPTSCTPPPRPPVLEEWTSAAKPKLDQALVVEHIEKMVESVFRNFDVDGDGHISQEEFQIIRGNFPYLSAFGDLDQNQDGCISREEMVSYFLRSSSVLGGRMGFLHNFQESNSLRPVACRHCKALILGIYKQGLKCRACGVNCHKQCKDRLSVECRRRAQSVSLEGSAPSPSPTHTHHHHRAFSFSLPRPGRRGSRPPAVTGSRTHSCLGENTWTRAGSLGVLGQEAGAGGGCEGGMWLRTGPGLVSLRLYRLL is encoded by the exons ATGGCGGGCACCCTGGACCTGGACAAGGGCTGCACGGTGGAGGAGCTGCTCCGCGGCTGCATCGAAGCCTTCG ATGACTCCGGGAAGGTGCGGGACCCGCAGCTGGTGCGCATGTTCCTCATGATGCACCCCTGGTACATCCCCTCCTCTCAGCTGGCAGCAAAACTGCTCCATAT TTACCAACAATCCCGGAAGGACAACTCCAATTCACTGCAAGTGAAAACGTGTCACCTGGTCAG GTACTGGATCTCAGCTTTCCCAGCGGAGTTTGACTTGAACCCGGAGCTGGCTGAGCAGATCAAGGAGCTGAAGGCTCTGCTAGACCAAGAAGGGAACCGCCGGCACAGCAGCCTCATTGACATCGAGAGTGT ccccacctacAAATGGAAGCGGCAGGTGACCCAGCGGAACCCTGTGGGACAGAAAAAGCGCAAGATGTCCCTGTTGTTTGACCACCTGGAGCCCATGGAGCTGGCGGAGCATCTCACCTACTTGGAGTATCGCTCCTTCTGCAAGATCCTG TTCCAGGACTATCACAGTTTCGTGACTCACGGCTGCACCGTGGACAACCCTGTCCTGGAGCGATTCATCTCCCTCTTCAACAGTGTTTCGCAGTGGGTGCAGCTCATGATCCTCAGCAAGCCCACAGCCCCACAGCGGGCCCTGGTCATCACACACTTCGTCCATGTTGCAGAG AAGCTGCTGCAGCTGCAGAACTTCAACACGCTGATGGCGGTGGTCGGGGGCCTGAGCCACAGCTCCATCTCCCGCCTCAAGGAGACCCACAGCCACGTCAGCCCTGAGACCGTCAAG CTCTGGGAAGGTCTGATGGAACTAGTGACAGCCACAGGCAACTATGGCAACTACCGACGCCGGCTGGCAGCCTGTGTGGGCTTCCGCTTCCCCATCCTGGGTGTGCACCTTAAGGACCTGGTGGCCCTGCAGCTGGCGCTACCTGACTGGCTGGACCCTGCCAGGACCCGGCTCAATGGGGCCAAGATGAAGCAGCTCTTTAGCATCCTGGAAGAGCTGGCCATGGTGACCAGCCTGCGGCCACCGGTGCAAGCCAACCCCGACCTGCTGAGCCTGCTCAcg GTGTCTCTGGATCAGTATCAGACAGAGGATGAGCTGTACCAGCTGTCCCTGCAGCGGGAGCCTCGCTCCAAGTCCTCG CCAACCAGCCCCACAAGCTGCACACCGCCTCCCCGACCCCCTGTGCTGGAGGAGTGGACCTCAGCTGCTAAGCCCAAGCTGGACCAGGCCCTCGTGGTGGAGCACATTGAAAAGATGGTGGAG TCTGTGTTCCGGAACTTTGATGTCGATGGAGATGGCCACATCTCACAGGAGGAGTTCCAGATCATCCGTGGGAACTTCCCTTACCTCAGCGCCTTTGGGGACCTCGACCAGAACCA GGATGGCTGCATCAGCAGGGAGGAGATGGTCTCCTACTTCTTGCGCTCCAGCTCTGTGCTGGGCGGCCGCATGGGCTTCCTACACAACTTCCAGGAAAGCAACTCCTTGCGCCCGGTCGCCTGCCGCCACTGCAAAGCCCTG ATCCTGGGCATCTACAAGCAGGGCCTCAAATGCCGAG CCTGTGGTGTGAACTGCCACAAGCAGTGCAAGGACCGCCTGTCAGTGGAGTGCCGGCGCCGGGCCCAGAGTGTGAGTCTGGAGGGGTCtgcaccctcaccctcacccacacacacccaccatcATCATCGCGCCTTCAGCTtctccctgccccgccctggcAGGCGAGGCTCCCGGCCTCCAG ctGTGACTGGATCAAGGACTCATTCCTGCCTTGGAGAAAACACTTGGACCAGAGCAGGGagcctgggggtgctggggcaggaggctggggctgggggtgggtgtgaGGGTGGCATGTGGCTAAGGACAGGGCCTGGGCTGGTGTCCCTAAGGTTGTACAGACTCTtgtga
- the RASGRP2 gene encoding RAS guanyl-releasing protein 2 isoform X4, with amino-acid sequence MAGTLDLDKGCTVEELLRGCIEAFDDSGKVRDPQLVRMFLMMHPWYIPSSQLAAKLLHIYQQSRKDNSNSLQVKTCHLVRYWISAFPAEFDLNPELAEQIKELKALLDQEGNRRHSSLIDIESVPTYKWKRQVTQRNPVGQKKRKMSLLFDHLEPMELAEHLTYLEYRSFCKILFQDYHSFVTHGCTVDNPVLERFISLFNSVSQWVQLMILSKPTAPQRALVITHFVHVAEKLLQLQNFNTLMAVVGGLSHSSISRLKETHSHVSPETVKVSLDQYQTEDELYQLSLQREPRSKSSPTSPTSCTPPPRPPVLEEWTSAAKPKLDQALVVEHIEKMVESVFRNFDVDGDGHISQEEFQIIRGNFPYLSAFGDLDQNQDGCISREEMVSYFLRSSSVLGGRMGFLHNFQESNSLRPVACRHCKALILGIYKQGLKCRACGVNCHKQCKDRLSVECRRRAQSVSLEGSAPSPSPTHTHHHHRAFSFSLPRPGRRGSRPPAVTGSRTHSCLGENTWTRAGSLGVLGQEAGAGGGCEGGMWLRTGPGLVSLRLYRLL; translated from the exons ATGGCGGGCACCCTGGACCTGGACAAGGGCTGCACGGTGGAGGAGCTGCTCCGCGGCTGCATCGAAGCCTTCG ATGACTCCGGGAAGGTGCGGGACCCGCAGCTGGTGCGCATGTTCCTCATGATGCACCCCTGGTACATCCCCTCCTCTCAGCTGGCAGCAAAACTGCTCCATAT TTACCAACAATCCCGGAAGGACAACTCCAATTCACTGCAAGTGAAAACGTGTCACCTGGTCAG GTACTGGATCTCAGCTTTCCCAGCGGAGTTTGACTTGAACCCGGAGCTGGCTGAGCAGATCAAGGAGCTGAAGGCTCTGCTAGACCAAGAAGGGAACCGCCGGCACAGCAGCCTCATTGACATCGAGAGTGT ccccacctacAAATGGAAGCGGCAGGTGACCCAGCGGAACCCTGTGGGACAGAAAAAGCGCAAGATGTCCCTGTTGTTTGACCACCTGGAGCCCATGGAGCTGGCGGAGCATCTCACCTACTTGGAGTATCGCTCCTTCTGCAAGATCCTG TTCCAGGACTATCACAGTTTCGTGACTCACGGCTGCACCGTGGACAACCCTGTCCTGGAGCGATTCATCTCCCTCTTCAACAGTGTTTCGCAGTGGGTGCAGCTCATGATCCTCAGCAAGCCCACAGCCCCACAGCGGGCCCTGGTCATCACACACTTCGTCCATGTTGCAGAG AAGCTGCTGCAGCTGCAGAACTTCAACACGCTGATGGCGGTGGTCGGGGGCCTGAGCCACAGCTCCATCTCCCGCCTCAAGGAGACCCACAGCCACGTCAGCCCTGAGACCGTCAAG GTGTCTCTGGATCAGTATCAGACAGAGGATGAGCTGTACCAGCTGTCCCTGCAGCGGGAGCCTCGCTCCAAGTCCTCG CCAACCAGCCCCACAAGCTGCACACCGCCTCCCCGACCCCCTGTGCTGGAGGAGTGGACCTCAGCTGCTAAGCCCAAGCTGGACCAGGCCCTCGTGGTGGAGCACATTGAAAAGATGGTGGAG TCTGTGTTCCGGAACTTTGATGTCGATGGAGATGGCCACATCTCACAGGAGGAGTTCCAGATCATCCGTGGGAACTTCCCTTACCTCAGCGCCTTTGGGGACCTCGACCAGAACCA GGATGGCTGCATCAGCAGGGAGGAGATGGTCTCCTACTTCTTGCGCTCCAGCTCTGTGCTGGGCGGCCGCATGGGCTTCCTACACAACTTCCAGGAAAGCAACTCCTTGCGCCCGGTCGCCTGCCGCCACTGCAAAGCCCTG ATCCTGGGCATCTACAAGCAGGGCCTCAAATGCCGAG CCTGTGGTGTGAACTGCCACAAGCAGTGCAAGGACCGCCTGTCAGTGGAGTGCCGGCGCCGGGCCCAGAGTGTGAGTCTGGAGGGGTCtgcaccctcaccctcacccacacacacccaccatcATCATCGCGCCTTCAGCTtctccctgccccgccctggcAGGCGAGGCTCCCGGCCTCCAG ctGTGACTGGATCAAGGACTCATTCCTGCCTTGGAGAAAACACTTGGACCAGAGCAGGGagcctgggggtgctggggcaggaggctggggctgggggtgggtgtgaGGGTGGCATGTGGCTAAGGACAGGGCCTGGGCTGGTGTCCCTAAGGTTGTACAGACTCTtgtga